One region of Hoeflea sp. 108 genomic DNA includes:
- a CDS encoding lytic transglycosylase domain-containing protein, which translates to MRSRVIIALKASIPLFAGKPSHSFVPLDHKSAGARSEGQGRPPAGALRAPLTAASTLAGWWFGGERRVRRYAVILLAGGLALGGGSATAWAQSAPVAAAPYGNHITDASQRFGIPEHWIRAVLRAESAGDVRAISSAGAIGLMQVMPDTWAGLRVRYRLGRDPYDPRDNILAGTAYLREMWDRYGNVAAMFAAYNAGPGRYDEHRATGRPLPAETRAYVATLAPALGGAVVAGTPEKQSAPPPDWRDAPLFVMSPTGARTADPVQTIGTSGGARPTAPVRVRRDAEPRGGSMFVARADDGRAP; encoded by the coding sequence ATGCGGTCCCGTGTCATCATCGCGCTCAAAGCCTCAATTCCTTTGTTCGCGGGAAAGCCGTCTCATTCCTTCGTCCCGCTCGACCATAAGTCGGCCGGCGCGCGCAGCGAAGGTCAAGGGCGGCCTCCGGCCGGCGCTTTGCGCGCACCCTTGACCGCAGCGAGCACGCTGGCAGGCTGGTGGTTCGGCGGAGAAAGGCGGGTGCGGCGCTATGCCGTTATCCTGCTCGCCGGCGGGCTTGCGCTCGGCGGAGGATCGGCGACCGCCTGGGCGCAGTCCGCGCCAGTCGCCGCCGCTCCGTATGGCAATCACATCACCGACGCGTCGCAGCGCTTCGGCATTCCCGAGCACTGGATTCGCGCCGTGCTGCGCGCCGAGAGCGCGGGCGACGTGCGCGCGATCTCGTCGGCCGGCGCGATCGGGCTCATGCAGGTCATGCCCGACACCTGGGCGGGCTTGCGCGTCCGTTATCGTCTCGGCCGCGATCCCTACGATCCGCGCGACAACATCCTCGCGGGCACCGCCTATCTGCGCGAGATGTGGGATCGCTACGGCAATGTCGCGGCGATGTTCGCCGCATACAATGCCGGTCCCGGCCGCTATGACGAGCACCGCGCGACGGGCCGCCCGCTGCCGGCCGAGACCCGCGCCTATGTCGCCACGCTCGCACCGGCGCTCGGCGGCGCGGTCGTGGCCGGGACGCCGGAGAAGCAATCCGCGCCGCCGCCCGATTGGCGCGACGCACCGCTCTTCGTCATGAGCCCGACCGGCGCGCGAACGGCCGATCCCGTGCAGACTATCGGCACATCAGGCGGCGCTCGACCGACCGCTCCGGTGCGCGTGCGCCGCGATGCGGAGCCGCGTGGCGGCAGTATGTTCGTCGCGCGCGCCGACGATGGGAGAGCGCCATGA
- a CDS encoding DUF736 domain-containing protein, with translation MPQIGQFSRDASGFAGELVTLILKRELVIVPAEHSDAENAPDYRVHVIAHDGPEVGAAWKRTGEKAGEYLSVLLDDPTLPHPIRANLFRDDDEGSSWSMHWTRLKPREERD, from the coding sequence ATGCCTCAGATCGGTCAATTCTCGCGCGACGCATCCGGTTTCGCCGGTGAGCTTGTCACGCTCATCCTCAAGCGTGAACTCGTCATCGTTCCCGCGGAACATTCGGATGCGGAGAACGCGCCGGACTACCGGGTCCATGTCATCGCGCATGACGGCCCGGAGGTCGGCGCGGCGTGGAAGCGCACCGGCGAGAAGGCGGGCGAGTATCTTTCCGTGCTTCTCGACGATCCCACCTTGCCGCACCCGATCCGCGCCAATCTCTTCCGCGACGACGACGAGGGATCGTCATGGTCGATGCACTGGACGCGCCTCAAACCGCGCGAAGAGCGGGACTGA
- a CDS encoding S26 family signal peptidase, with translation MSRRRILAVTLLAVTGIAATSAVETPTKLIWNATASAPIGFYTIEPADRIEVPELVAVMPAEPLAGFMVDRGYVGRGVPLLKRVVGLPGQRVCRLRSAITVDGVEMGDALDRDRIGRALPVWQGCRVIADSQLFLMNIDVPDSLDGRYFGPIPASSVIGRALPLWTDEDGDGRFVWRAPTH, from the coding sequence ATGAGCCGCCGCCGCATCCTCGCGGTGACGCTGCTCGCCGTGACCGGCATCGCCGCCACCAGTGCCGTCGAGACACCGACGAAACTCATCTGGAACGCCACCGCCAGCGCGCCGATCGGCTTCTACACCATCGAACCGGCCGACCGGATCGAGGTGCCGGAGCTGGTCGCCGTCATGCCGGCCGAACCGCTCGCCGGCTTCATGGTCGATCGCGGCTATGTCGGCCGCGGCGTGCCGCTGTTGAAGCGCGTCGTCGGACTTCCCGGCCAGCGGGTTTGCCGTTTGCGATCCGCCATCACGGTCGACGGCGTGGAGATGGGCGACGCGCTCGACCGTGACCGGATCGGCCGCGCTCTGCCCGTCTGGCAGGGCTGCCGCGTCATCGCCGACAGCCAGCTTTTCCTCATGAACATCGACGTCCCCGACAGTCTCGACGGCCGTTACTTCGGCCCCATCCCCGCAAGCTCCGTCATCGGCCGCGCGCTGCCGCTCTGGACCGATGAAGACGGCGACGGCCGCTTCGTCTGGCGCGCGCCGACGCACTGA
- a CDS encoding DUF2840 domain-containing protein: MSDRASHRAHGRPLPDGPAPFTTLVELTFDKRKVEHWIRFGRKSYEQILDRRRSVVGFAPDSIFAFVRWAAGEHGTIISRIDIVRAIRRGEPFQTLPFVRPGGDILLRLDGWPKVQRALAAIDAVEALGLDPADASPDHWRHVHNRLSAGLEPNAYTPERHAAWIGRRRIEP; the protein is encoded by the coding sequence ATGAGCGACAGAGCTTCCCATCGTGCGCATGGCCGTCCGTTGCCGGACGGGCCAGCGCCGTTCACCACCCTGGTCGAGCTGACCTTCGATAAGCGCAAGGTCGAGCACTGGATCAGGTTCGGCCGCAAGAGCTACGAACAGATCCTTGACCGCCGCCGCAGCGTCGTCGGCTTCGCGCCCGACAGCATCTTCGCCTTCGTTCGCTGGGCGGCGGGTGAGCATGGCACGATCATCTCGCGTATCGACATCGTGCGCGCCATCCGCCGCGGCGAGCCGTTCCAGACGCTGCCCTTTGTCCGGCCTGGCGGCGACATCCTGCTCAGGCTCGACGGCTGGCCCAAGGTCCAGCGCGCGCTCGCCGCCATCGACGCGGTGGAAGCGCTCGGCCTCGATCCGGCCGACGCATCGCCCGATCACTGGCGGCACGTCCATAACCGGCTTAGCGCCGGGCTGGAACCGAACGCCTACACGCCCGAGCGCCATGCCGCGTGGATCGGCCGCCGGAGGATCGAGCCATGA
- a CDS encoding replication initiator protein A codes for MLRDDDHNFAQPADTSERRHLNPFVVATGDAAPRDQRDLMERPFFSLAKRPRTKPILYKATDVEVQVLAMPEHGMATIWDADVLIWAASQIVAAENDGLRTSRFFRFTPYHLLRAIGRPTGNRQYVLLKAALARLQSTVIATTIRNGPHWRRRQFSWINEWEEMTTRAGRVEGMEFVLPEWFYNSVVDRSLVLTIDPAYFRLTGGIERWLYRVARKHAGHQSHGWLFEVAHLHVKSGSMARVSDFALDLRRIAARQPLPGYRLQIEREHGRELLSIRPETLFTVPVDTPVETIGTSGARGIGTSGAALSAHQAHGPQLSLWPEKRNPTANLESNRESNSSSLTHAHARRGAGDARSIADVLRDMLAADDRHGGRS; via the coding sequence ATGCTGCGCGACGACGATCACAACTTTGCGCAACCGGCCGACACGAGTGAGCGCCGCCACCTCAACCCCTTCGTGGTCGCGACCGGCGATGCCGCCCCGCGCGACCAGCGTGACTTGATGGAGCGGCCCTTCTTCTCGCTGGCGAAGAGGCCGCGCACCAAGCCCATTCTCTACAAGGCGACCGATGTCGAGGTGCAGGTGCTCGCCATGCCCGAACACGGCATGGCGACCATCTGGGACGCCGACGTGCTGATTTGGGCGGCCTCGCAGATCGTGGCGGCCGAGAACGACGGCCTGCGCACATCGCGCTTCTTCCGCTTTACGCCCTACCATTTGCTGCGCGCCATCGGGCGACCGACCGGCAACCGCCAATATGTGCTGCTGAAGGCCGCGCTCGCACGCCTGCAATCGACCGTCATCGCCACCACGATTCGCAACGGCCCGCATTGGCGGCGTCGGCAATTCTCCTGGATCAACGAATGGGAGGAGATGACGACGCGCGCCGGCCGTGTCGAGGGCATGGAATTCGTCCTACCTGAGTGGTTCTACAACAGCGTCGTCGACCGCTCGCTCGTCCTCACCATCGACCCGGCCTATTTCCGGCTGACCGGCGGCATCGAGCGCTGGCTGTACCGCGTCGCCCGAAAACACGCCGGCCACCAGTCGCACGGCTGGCTGTTCGAGGTCGCGCATCTCCATGTGAAGTCCGGCAGCATGGCGCGCGTCTCCGACTTCGCGCTCGACCTGCGCCGCATCGCCGCCCGTCAGCCGCTCCCCGGCTATCGCCTTCAGATCGAGCGGGAGCATGGCCGCGAACTGCTAAGCATCCGTCCCGAAACCTTGTTCACAGTGCCTGTGGATACGCCTGTGGAAACCATCGGCACATCAGGCGCACGCGGTATCGGCACATCGGGCGCAGCCCTATCGGCACATCAGGCGCACGGACCGCAGTTAAGCCTTTGGCCTGAAAAGCGGAATCCGACTGCTAACTTAGAGTCTAACAGAGAATCTAACTCTTCTTCTTTGACGCACGCGCACGCGAGGCGTGGTGCCGGTGACGCCCGCTCCATCGCCGACGTGCTGCGCGACATGCTCGCCGCCGATGACCGCCATGGAGGCCGGTCATGA
- a CDS encoding helix-turn-helix domain-containing protein, giving the protein MAIRPNADMPPRLLRTQEAARFLGISIRTLEKHRTYGTGPTYRKIGGRVLYTVHDLEAWSEIGSRKSTRDTTAGTVFPARPLTPQERGEC; this is encoded by the coding sequence ATGGCCATCCGCCCCAACGCGGATATGCCGCCGCGCTTGCTGCGCACTCAGGAAGCCGCGCGCTTCCTCGGCATTTCCATCCGTACCCTTGAAAAGCACCGGACCTACGGCACCGGCCCGACCTATCGCAAGATCGGCGGCCGCGTCCTTTACACCGTCCACGATCTCGAAGCCTGGTCCGAAATCGGCTCCCGCAAATCCACCCGCGACACCACCGCCGGCACCGTTTTCCCCGCGCGTCCGCTGACGCCGCAAGAGCGGGGTGAGTGCTGA
- a CDS encoding DUF2285 domain-containing protein has protein sequence MRVAVELDPDVADEAPSGNVVTPYDEQHYVTYLRLLDASRDGADWQDVARIVLHRDPVTEEARSRHCWESHLARAQWLSGSGYRRILEQAVATAARGGRA, from the coding sequence ATGCGAGTTGCGGTTGAACTCGATCCCGACGTGGCGGACGAAGCGCCGAGCGGAAACGTCGTCACGCCCTATGACGAACAGCACTATGTCACCTATCTGCGCCTTCTCGATGCCAGCCGCGACGGCGCGGATTGGCAAGATGTGGCCCGTATCGTTCTGCACCGCGATCCGGTCACGGAGGAAGCGCGCAGCCGGCATTGCTGGGAAAGCCATCTGGCCCGCGCGCAATGGCTTTCCGGCTCGGGCTACCGGCGCATTCTGGAACAGGCAGTTGCCACCGCTGCGCGCGGGGGGCGTGCCTAG
- a CDS encoding DUF2285 domain-containing protein, which produces MEHHDSETEPIITLAHLDGLDLRQAEDGWHGIWQVDGVAHQFWLPHAIPDAAAFYGTVLPADAFYDLRSHAAKRLVKALQGQRPGRDFRALPVQLRQWHILSLRALDARLRGESYRTVAEVLLDFRGTKEDFEVDPRKNKARRLVAHGIKMMRGGYRLLLHYPIKAQGKQA; this is translated from the coding sequence CTGGAGCACCATGACAGCGAGACCGAGCCCATCATCACGCTCGCGCATCTCGACGGCCTCGACCTGCGCCAGGCCGAGGATGGCTGGCACGGCATCTGGCAGGTCGATGGCGTCGCACACCAGTTCTGGTTGCCGCACGCTATCCCCGATGCGGCAGCTTTCTACGGCACCGTCCTGCCGGCAGACGCCTTCTACGATCTCCGCTCCCATGCTGCAAAGCGCCTGGTGAAAGCGCTACAGGGCCAGCGGCCGGGCCGCGATTTTCGCGCATTGCCCGTACAGCTCCGGCAATGGCACATCCTTTCCCTGCGCGCGCTGGACGCCCGCCTGCGCGGTGAAAGCTATCGCACCGTTGCCGAAGTCCTGCTCGACTTCCGCGGCACCAAGGAGGATTTCGAGGTCGATCCGCGCAAGAACAAGGCTCGCCGCCTTGTCGCCCACGGCATCAAGATGATGCGCGGCGGTTATCGGCTCCTGCTGCACTATCCGATCAAGGCACAGGGCAAACAAGCCTAG
- a CDS encoding DUF6499 domain-containing protein — MLSIDWRSPAAYRFAKSIPAAGFAWEYLRRDDEYRREFQAITTSREPDHQRLEAFVKRWGLRFSDRS, encoded by the coding sequence ATGCTGAGCATCGACTGGCGTTCACCGGCGGCATACAGATTTGCCAAGAGCATTCCCGCTGCCGGTTTCGCTTGGGAATATCTTCGCCGCGACGACGAGTATCGTCGCGAGTTTCAGGCCATCACGACTTCGCGCGAGCCGGACCACCAGCGCCTGGAAGCCTTCGTGAAGCGCTGGGGGCTGCGATTTTCCGACCGATCCTGA
- a CDS encoding DUF932 domain-containing protein codes for MYHQLATRFGRNAHQISGREPLDNEALYRYVPSIFASEAHDSRSERYVYVPTIDIVEGLRREGWFPFFAVQSVPRDGSRHGHAKHMLRLRRDGGIGKPEAAEVIIVNSHDGTSAYQMFAGMLRFVCTNSMIAGERFEEIRVPHKGGIQDQIIEGVYTVAEDFPRLIDATETMKETRLSRDEQRVLAEASLVARYGEEESPVQPDQIIMPRRHEDAGQSVWSTFNVIQEHLTKGGLRGQKRNAEGRIRRSQTRAVNGIDQNVTLNRALWTLAEGMQKLKGY; via the coding sequence ATGTATCACCAGCTCGCCACCCGATTCGGTCGCAACGCCCATCAGATCAGCGGGCGCGAGCCGCTGGATAACGAGGCGCTTTATCGGTACGTCCCCTCGATCTTCGCCAGCGAGGCGCATGACAGCCGTTCCGAGCGTTACGTCTATGTCCCCACCATCGACATCGTGGAGGGCCTGCGCCGGGAAGGATGGTTCCCGTTCTTCGCCGTGCAGTCGGTTCCGCGCGACGGTTCGCGTCACGGCCACGCCAAGCATATGCTGCGCCTGCGCCGGGATGGCGGGATCGGCAAGCCGGAGGCGGCGGAAGTCATCATCGTCAACAGCCATGACGGGACCAGCGCCTATCAGATGTTCGCCGGGATGCTCCGTTTCGTCTGCACCAACAGCATGATTGCGGGCGAGCGGTTCGAGGAAATCCGCGTTCCCCACAAGGGCGGCATTCAGGATCAGATCATTGAGGGCGTCTATACCGTCGCGGAGGACTTCCCCCGCCTCATCGACGCGACAGAGACCATGAAGGAAACGCGGCTTTCGCGGGACGAGCAACGGGTTTTGGCCGAGGCCAGCCTTGTCGCCCGCTACGGCGAGGAGGAAAGCCCGGTTCAGCCGGATCAGATTATCATGCCGCGCCGTCACGAGGATGCAGGGCAAAGCGTCTGGAGCACGTTCAACGTCATCCAGGAGCATTTGACCAAGGGCGGCTTGCGCGGCCAGAAGCGCAATGCCGAAGGCCGCATCCGCCGCAGCCAGACCCGCGCCGTCAACGGTATCGACCAGAATGTGACCCTCAATCGTGCGCTCTGGACGCTGGCGGAGGGAATGCAGAAGCTGAAGGGGTATTGA
- a CDS encoding DUF736 domain-containing protein produces MATIGTFTKNENGAGFTGAVKTLTLNVKAKFVPSEGESERGPDFRIFAGATEFGAAWKKTARETGREYLSVKLDDPSFPAPIYASLVEAEDGSGHNLIWSRRNGD; encoded by the coding sequence ATGGCGACCATCGGCACCTTCACCAAGAACGAAAACGGCGCGGGCTTCACCGGCGCGGTCAAGACCCTGACCCTCAATGTCAAGGCCAAGTTCGTCCCCTCCGAGGGCGAAAGCGAGCGCGGCCCCGACTTCCGCATCTTCGCCGGCGCGACCGAGTTCGGCGCAGCCTGGAAGAAGACCGCCCGCGAAACCGGCCGCGAATACCTCTCGGTCAAGCTGGACGATCCGAGCTTCCCGGCCCCGATCTACGCCAGCCTGGTCGAAGCCGAGGACGGCAGCGGTCACAACCTCATCTGGTCTCGCCGCAACGGCGACTGA